CACATACTGAGATTTTCAGAGCACTATGTGGTCAATATTAAAGTGAGgccttccactgtggtgtttcTCCAAGGAGGCACTGTAGTCCAGGAGTAGCTTTGGTTTATTACATGTAGTGTTTGTTTTTGCTCTTAGCCTTTATAAATGTGTAGTTGCTGGGTTGCAGTAAATTATGTGTACTTATTTTTCCCAAAAATACCTACTGTACTATGGCCATGGGAACTTGCACTAATTGTTGACACAGAATATGTACTGCTTTCAAAAGCTGCAGTGCGTGCAAGAATGGATAAGGCAGCATCATTTCCTTTGCCTCTAAACTACATCCGACAAGAGTACAGCAATTACGTCTCTTGGATGGCATGGCTTTCTCAGGTTAGTAATGAGTACGTTTTAACAAACCTGCCCGCAAGTTGCAGTGTAGTGAAGTGTCTAAAGCAAGTCTGGTTAATTGCAACAAACATCTAAGAGCATGTAGACAATATGCAAAACCTATGAGTGCACTTCTCTACAGTTCTCGTTTGACTGAACCATGCAAGATAACGGTCCTCAGGCTAGAATCATATTATAGTGCTATAATCATATTTTAGGTGTTGGCATGCGGGCTGGTGACATTATTCTGGCCACCTTCAGTTCCGTGTTGTGACACGCTTTCAAAATGTGGTGTCTGAGCTTTAACGGTGCTACTACCGGGATTGCGGCCATCTTAGTTAGGCCAGGTTGTATTTGTGGGAAAGCCTGCTTATGGAGTCTTGAATATTGTCCATTAATCCTTCAACTCACAGTTTAAATGAGAGGTTGATGTGATGCCATCAGATCAGTTTGAAGCATCATTATAGAACATGTCATCAAAAGCAAACAGTGATGTTGCAGGGTCCTTGCAGATCTCTTGTTCATATGAACTTATCGTTGTAGGATGCACTTATTTATATTTGAGCAGTCATATTTGGATATGAGAAGCACCTAGGTAAAGTTTCCTTGCCCTTGCAATTTGTTAGAAGGAAGTTAGGAGGAACTAGTGTGTCCCTGTCTAAATATACGGGAATCAACAAATTGTCTTGTTTGGTATCCATAGAACCAACTTTGACAAGgtttgttgcacttgagagaaaAAGTTAAAACCTGTCTTTTGCAGGAAGCAGACTTTTTATTTAGGTCATTGATTGTTTTACAATTATtgccaaaaattgaaaaaaaaatgaagcatcaagtttacaactttaATAAGCAATGAAGAACAATATCCCAAttatgtaaactgcatctgtttaTACATCTAAAGCAGAGAAAATTGATACGTTATACACTGCTCTGAAATATACTTCTAATTTGTTGGTAGGACTTACGCAGACCTCACATAAGCAATGTAATAATTTCACAAAGGCTAATACATCATATTTGTCTGCCTTAAGCAGTCTAACAGATACAGTTTGTGGAAGTGTGACATTTGTTTTTAGTGCGAAGTAGTTGCGGAGATGGGGGGGAGTTAACTTTGtgctttgctttagtgaaatttGCTGATTTTAGACAATTTTTGTAAAGTATTTGAGGTTATAAATAAAAATTCTGCTTCTATGAGTCAATCTAATTTAGCTTTctttcttaaatgcaacaaattttgtCCGAATTGGTTCAGTGCTTGAGTAATTAAAGTATTTCTGCACTTCATGTGTATTTTAATAGCGAAATTGGAGTTGGCCACAAGATAAAACTTTCTCCTAATCATGCTTGCTGCACTTTGTATAAAAGATTACAATTGTAGTCTTGCTGATAGGCTTTGCTTCACAGAGATTCCCATAACACGGGCCATTTGATAAGCAAGGATGGGGCAGCAGTGATTGCATCCTGAAACATGAATGTGTTTTACTGTAACATTTATCAATGACCTTTTTTATAATGACTTTATAAATGAAATCTTCCAATTCTTGTTCTGCACAATTTTCAGACATGATATCCTGATTTGAAAGTTATAATGAATGTATGGTTTGTGTTTTATATTGTCAGGCACATTTTCACTCAAATGATTGAATGAGAAGACCTCATCTGCAAAAGTAGTTTTCCCTCAACAATTATGAAAGTCAGTTTTATAATTACCTTAATTTATGATAATGAAGAATGTACATAAAATGCATGAGTGCTCTAATTTAACTACAGTACCCAAAATGAGTTTACAAGCATGGATAATATCTGGCAAGCAGTGCTAAATGAACTAGATATGGCCTGTATGAGAAGGGCTTGTGTTTCATGATATTCGCATCAATTGAACAAAAAGTACAGCTCTGGTTTGAAAGTTGAAGGATTAAAAGGGTGAACTCCTTGGGTGAATTTAGGTCcatgtatgtaaaaaaaaaaaaaaaaatcagctctGCGTCTTCGTTATGTGTGCTGAATTGCACATGTGTGTGGCATTTTGTTTCTCTGAAAActaaattaaataaaaataaatcaaacTAAATAAAATTAAAAGTTATATGATGTGCTTGTGCTTACCACATCACAAAAGTCTGTTCACTTCTGCTCAGTGAATCAATGCTTTCACACTCAGAGTTTTGAAAAGATTTCACTCTTTTCACCCACGTCAGACATTACATGAAAGACAGTATGTACTAGTAAGCACTACTTGTGCACACGAAAGCACTGCCAGTAACGTCTGCAACATCACTGTCACTAGAATGGTGCCACAGTGCACAGTGATGGTTTTGGCTTGCTGAGGTTTTTTCCCCCGCAATACCTTGAATACCAACTTATCATACTAAAAGGGTGaaacagaaaaactgaaagttgggcgagtttgtACCTATTCATATTCACACTTGGATTGTGCAAGAAATACATGGATGTAGGAAAGGACTAGATGACAAGAGTGCAAACTCTCATCTGGTATTTTTATTGAAGGAATATTATTTATACAAAACTTACAAGTGCCAGCTAGCAGTCGAACTAAAATCATGACAGCAGGGTGTAATCTAAATATTGCAAACATGCACCGGCTGGCCTTTACTATCAGTTGATTCCGCGACACATGCTGCCTCATGTTGTCTAGCTCTGTATGTGTACTTCATGTCCAACCCATAGTATCAACATGAAAGGTTGAAGTTAAAAGAAATGTTATACTACCATTTCCTCAATATGTTGCTTTTAGGCACTAGGAAAGAGTGGGCATCCACATTATTGGTTGCTATTGCATCCAAAGCTAAGCTTGTTCTGGCCCTTGTCACCAGCATTTGAAAGGGCCAAGATAACTCTTTTTCCTTCAGGAACAAGTTCTGGAACTGGGTTGTGGTCCTGGCCTGATAAGCCGACAAGTGCTACAGCCCTTGTGCGAGGCCCATTTTGCCCGCCTTCTTGCAGTTGACAGAGCTTCAGAGGCCGTTCTGTATGCTCAGCAGCATTCTCACCACAGGGACATCACATACCGCCATGTTCCTGATCTCCACACCAGGTAAAATAATTTGAAGTGTCCCTACAGTTTCTGAAAAATTTCATTAGAAGTGTGGGGTACAGTAGCCCTCCATTCAAACATTATTGTTGTACACATAACTTGTGTCTACTTGATAACAAATAATGTCATTGTTGTGGTTGGTGTGAGGTCAAGTTGAGAAATTAATGCTGTAAAGTTTAAAAGTTATGTTGTCTGAATGTCATTTTATGGTTTTAGAAAAATAGTATATGTTTGGCCAAAAATGAAACATGATCACTGAAGCTCTCCATGGCCACATGTGTTTTATATTCCTGTGTGACTGCTTTGAGACAGCTAGAAATGTGCAAACAATTGTGTAAACTGTAGCGATTACATTTTGTAGCATGACATGAACATTAATTGGAAGTTTATATTTTAttccatattattattatttccttaATGTCACCAGATAACACTGCTTATGACAGCTGTTTACTTTTCACCATAGATCACCAGTGCTTGGAAACTACTCAATTCTTGTTCCTGGGTTATGCAGCCCAACACTGACACTTTTGCTGGTTCCCTTCTATCCTTTCTTTTGCATCTGGGTGATGCACCTATAAATATGCAGCTCTCAAGGGTTACATATTGTGACCACTTGTTTCAGTGAGTCCTCCAACTGCTCACATTTGCCTTGAACAGGCCTTGCACGTGTCATGCGTCCATATGGTGTGCAGATGGCCCATGTGCCCTCGCGTAAGCTCAGCAATGCCCTCGTGAACATTAAGGACCGTCTTTCCCTGGTGTCGTGTACGCTATCCCCTGCACGCAGTGCAACTACAAATACATATCAGTGAAAGCAGGAATCTTGAAAGAAAACTCAAGGAGCATCGATACGGCTTAAACAAGCACCATGTGGCCTCTAGTGCCTTTGCGGAACATGCCGACTCCACAGGTCACCAGATAGGCTAGGACAGGGCCTGCGTCCTAACAAGTGAAAGAAATTTGAGTCAACGACTTTATCTTGAGTCACCTCATATCCAGACGACAGCACGCACTTTGAATCATAACGACGGAAATCTTAACCCAATCTACGCCCGCACCTTACGCCATTGTACTCAACTGCATAGAACCTCGTTCCATTCCTGCTTCGCTCTTCATTGTAAACAAGGCGCCTGTGTGAGGGCTGAAACGTCAGTTAAGATTAAAAAATTTTACCTTGGTCGGCATCTGTTTCCTGTTTTTGCCATCTCTTATATATGACGATAATTTTTGTGGCATAGAGTGTAAATAATATTTACATGTGTTTTATGTATGAATAATGCTTTCAATGTTAATTTTGTGCAGGAGTGCATTACAAAATTTTTCAGGACCACAAAAAGTTCGGTGAATGATAACTGAGGATGTGGTCAAGTAGGTAAACAGGATATGTTGTAATGACAGTAAATGTTATAGGGATCAATGAATGATTTTCATTATTCAGTCTATGTAAGACTTAATGAATATTTCGTACACAAAGGTGTGACATGTATGAAATTGGTAATAACTGGTGGTGGTTTATCTAAATGTGCAAGTAATACTCTGCAAGATATGGAATATAAAGCGAAATAGCGATCATAAAGTCTTCCCTCATTTATTCACTGTAGTTGCGCTGGTTTGTTGCTAGCTGCAGCCCTAGGAtgccttctcttgatatccagtGTGCCAGTAGAGCTGCAAGGGGCATTCAGCAAGCTCTTCCACTATGGTGGAGCTTTGCCATGCAGTGAAGTCAGTGGACTACGCCAAGCATCATTACTACTGGACATTCAAGGCTGCTGTGTTCTGCTCCTACCCGTGCGCTGTTGTCTCTTTGACGTGCTCGAGCAGCTTTCGAGCAGTCCACGCTGGAAGGCCTACATGCGAGTATGTCTGTTTAAGCATGCGTTCACGCATTGCATTATGCGAGCATTGTGTttccttcatttcacttctgtgGCGACACTGGCTAGAATTCAGAAAGCATCAGTCCAAATGCATGAACACTCATATTGCAAACAACTGTGTTTACATGCGCAACTTTCGACACATCCAGTCACAATTGTTTTCATTCATAGGTGCATTGAAATTTAGCAAGCAGCATTGACTCTGTTCTGTCCACATAGCTGCAAGTGCAGACATCACTAGAGAGGTCAATGGAGACATCATCACGCTACAGATTCCATATTACTGAGGACTAGCAGGCAGTGAAGCCAATGCACAAGAAAAACTGGCACACATCTGTGGCATCTCCATAGAAATCACGTTTTCACGAGTTGATGTTACCCGTCCTTCTTTCACATTTTGTCAGAACGGCCATGGAGGGACATTGGGCTGATCCCAATCCTCGGCTAAACCGTCTGCACAGACTCATTGCAGGTTTAAGGTTCCAACTTCCCCTTTGGATCTGACAAAGCCAGAAAGCACTGCTATGTTGACTGAGACTTGATTTCCCAATACCCACATGGCAATACCTAAACAAAATTGTACATGAGGATAGTCTGAATTGTTGCAT
The DNA window shown above is from Dermacentor silvarum isolate Dsil-2018 chromosome 1, BIME_Dsil_1.4, whole genome shotgun sequence and carries:
- the LOC119435977 gene encoding uncharacterized protein LOC119435977 isoform X2; translated protein: MDKAASFPLPLNYIRQEYSNYVSWMAWLSQEQVLELGCGPGLISRQVLQPLCEAHFARLLAVDRASEAVLYAQQHSHHRDITYRHVPDLHTSVPVELQGAFSKLFHYGGALPCSEVSGLRQASLLLDIQGCCVLLLPVRCCLFDVLEQLSSSPRWKAYMRDAMRLVPPQSHWQEPVEMFRKEAEQAGMEVKNVKLDTTEVTFNSSSQFQEFLSWAIPFVARIPMENRQAFLDEALALSFEQGVQITSGGKLQLSITLLSTLCTKVRNI
- the LOC119435977 gene encoding uncharacterized protein LOC119435977 isoform X1 translates to MCSCWVAVNYVYLFFPKIPTVLWPWELALIVDTEYVLLSKAAVRARMDKAASFPLPLNYIRQEYSNYVSWMAWLSQEQVLELGCGPGLISRQVLQPLCEAHFARLLAVDRASEAVLYAQQHSHHRDITYRHVPDLHTSVPVELQGAFSKLFHYGGALPCSEVSGLRQASLLLDIQGCCVLLLPVRCCLFDVLEQLSSSPRWKAYMRDAMRLVPPQSHWQEPVEMFRKEAEQAGMEVKNVKLDTTEVTFNSSSQFQEFLSWAIPFVARIPMENRQAFLDEALALSFEQGVQITSGGKLQLSITLLSTLCTKVRNI
- the LOC119435977 gene encoding uncharacterized protein LOC119435977 isoform X3; translated protein: MCSCWVAVNYVYLFFPKIPTVLWPWELALIVDTEYVLLSKAAVRARMDKAASFPLPLNYIRQEYSNYVSWMAWLSQEQVLELGCGPGLISRQVLQPLCEAHFARLLAVDRASEAVLYAQQHSHHRDITYRHVPDLHTSVPVELQGAFSKLFHYGGALPCSEVSGLRQASLLLDIQGCCVLLLPVRCCLFDVLEQLSSSPRWKAYMRVAKNKPNKIKNEVYTSMRP